The proteins below are encoded in one region of Rhododendron vialii isolate Sample 1 chromosome 7a, ASM3025357v1:
- the LOC131334802 gene encoding uncharacterized protein LOC131334802, protein MFKNTFQSGFLSILYSLGSKPLQIWDKEVVNGHVKRPQDEDIQSNVLEIVGSNVQSTYITCPADPAATLGIKLPFLVMIVKNLKQYFTFEIQVLDDKNVRRRFRASNFQAVTRVKPFICTMPLRMDEGWNQIQLNLADFTRRAYGTNYVETLRVQVHANCRLRRIYFADRLYSEEELPPEFKLYLPMQKP, encoded by the exons ATGTTTAAGAACACTTTCCAATCTGGTTTCCTCTCCATTCTATACAGCCTCGG GAGCAAGCCGTTGCAGATATGGGATAAAGAGG TTGTCAACGGCCACGTTAAACGACCACAAGACGAAGACATACAATCAAACGTCCTGGAAATTGTAGGGTCAAATGTCCAGTCAACTTACATTACTTGCCCCGCAGATCCAGCTGCAACACTTGGTATAAAGCTACCATTCTTGGTCATGATTGTGAAAAACCTGAAGCAGTACTTCACATTTGAGATTCAAGTGCTGGATGACAAGAATGTCAGGCGACGTTTCCGTGCTTCTAATTTTCAA GCTGTGACTCGAGTGAAACCATTTATTTGCACAATGCCCTTGAGGATGGATGAGGGATGGAATCAAATCCAGTTGAATCTTGCTGATTTTACCAGACGAGCCTATGGAACCAACTATGTCGAGACATTGCGGGTTCAGGTTCATGCAAACTGCCGCCTGAGAAGGATCTATTTTGCTGACCGCCTTTATTCAGAGGAGGAACTCCCACCAGAATTCAAATTGTACCTTCCGATGCAG AAACCATGA
- the LOC131334799 gene encoding cytosolic sulfotransferase 15-like encodes MINPPTITKSEAHDDHQDHECFDDGSLTKLLASLPKEKGWSSPHLYLYNGFWCPPAHLPGIISANRHFEAQDTDIILSTLPKSGTTWLKALVFAITRRQHYALSQHPLLTSNPHDLVPFLHNVSLLNDDLPSFQPPRLFSTHLQYCSLHESIKSSGCRIVHLCRNPHDTFISGWHFFKKARPDDLGPLSLEEAFDMYCRGVFGYGPFWDHVSGYWKESLERPDKVLFLKYEDLKRDTLVHVKTLAAFMGVPFSAEEEREGVMKEISRLCSFSNLKELEVNKTGRSTPFVENKAFFRRGEVGDSVNHLTPEMVERLNKVIKEKLGGSGLTFKSTGF; translated from the coding sequence ATGATCAATCCACCGACCATCACCAAATCAGAAGCTCATGATGATCATCAAGATCACGAGTGCTTTGACGACGGTTCCCTCACCAAACTCCTCGCGTCGCTTCCCAAAGAGAAGGGATGGTCTAGTCCTCATCTCTATCTTTACAATGGCTTTTGGTGCCCCCCGGCTCATCTACCGGGAATTATTTCTGCCAACCGACACTTCGAAGCCCAGGACACTGACATTATACTCTCCACCCTCCCCAAATCAGGCACCACCTGGTTGAAAGCCTTGGTGTTCGCCATCACCAGACGACAGCACTATGCACTTTCCCAACACCCCCTCCTCACTTCCAACCCCCACGACCTCGTGCCTTTTCTCCATAATGTCAGCCTTCTCAATGATGACCTCCCCAGCTTCCAACCGCCACGGCTGTTTTCTACCCATCTCCAGTATTGTTCGCTACACGAGTCAATCAAGAGCTCTGGATGTCGCATTGTTCATCTTTGTCGCAATCCCCATGACACCTTCATTTCCGGCTGGCACTTCTTCAAAAAGGCCAGGCCCGACGACCTGGGGCCTTTGTCGTTAGAGGAAGCTTTCGACATGTATTGTAGGGGTGTTTTTGGTTATGGGCCCTTTTGGGACCATGTGTCGGGGTACTGGAAGGAGAGCTTGGAGAGGCCCGACAAGGTGTTGTTTCTGAAGTACGAGGACTTGAAACGCGATACCCTCGTTCATGTGAAGACGTTAGCGGCGTTTATGGGTGTTCCGTTCTCTGCTGAAGAGGAGAGGGAAGGCGTTATGAAAGAGATATCGAGGTTGTGTAGCTTTAGCAATCTCAAGGAGTTGGAGGTGAACAAGACCGGAAGATCTACTCCGTTTGTTGAGAATAAGGCCTTTTTCAGGAGAGGTGAAGTTGGTGATTCGGTCAATCATTTGACACCTGAGATGGTGGAACGTCTAAACAAGGTGATTAAAGAAAAGCTGGGTGGTTCTGGCTTGACATTCAAGAGTACTGGTTTCTGA
- the LOC131332616 gene encoding putative disease resistance RPP13-like protein 1, producing MTDQWGIKLWLEDLEDLAYDLDDVLDEFATEALRQKVMEKPRASTSKVRALVPTCCMNFKPSTIVSGYRMRSQIDAITARLQDLFDRRSGLGLQVGPSAKAPQRPQTSSLNLEQRLYGRDGDKKAILELLQCGQSSNEKVGIVPIVGMGGVGKTTLAQDVYNDETVGEHFEMKAWVCVSEVFDIVGVTKTILESVTSQTCHFNTLDQVQNQLKKAVTGKKFLIVLDDVWNEKYGDWISLKSPFNDGALGSKVIVTTRNREVASMMAGIDKFHPLRELSEDDCWSVFEQHAFENRRIDESSDLVSIGRKIVKKCNGLPLAARTLGGLLRCKDRDDEWEEVLNSKMWELSDKKSDILPSLRLSYYHLPSHLKKCFGYCSILPKNYEFEEKELVFWWMAEGLIQKPTGQKQMEDLGCDYFRELSSRSFFQSSSRGEVSLFVMHDLINDLAQFVARQICFRMEEKLEYNEGDTIITKARHSSYTRGYRDGIKKFEIFQKVKNLRSFLPFGLRDRGTNQSNSYLTSDVPLQLLPSLRRLRVLSLRRYLICELSSTIGDLKHVRFLDLTCALIATLPESVGTLYNLQTLILRDCRNLNKLPTNMSNLINLRHLDVTGADSLQEMPPKIGKLTSLQTLSNFIVSQGNGSTINELGTLIQLRGTLCISGLENVENAQDVRRAILKDKQHLDVLLMKWSNISDNSRDPSVDSEVLDMLRPHEKLKELTISGYHGLTFPTWVRNSVFTNMVNLKFQNCERCISLPPLGRLPSLTRLYIQGTKALQNIGLEFYGSGCSHPFPALEFLTFEDMPEWKDWSPFEGEVGAQAFLRLSEISIKRCPKLLGKLPNNLPSLRKLDIEDCSVLVVAWVPIPKGLIEVRNTLQFDSLISLSLKDVYIPNSFNNSEVGNDAGAVENARYGHLSSLTSLRIKNIQGLTCLPSWFVQGLAGLQELSVYGCLVSNGQNLVSNGQNVHHSQGRVAIGQRTSETHLDRGKRQLKMKH from the exons ATGACAGATCAATGGGGTATCAAACTGTGGCTGGAGGATCTCGAGGACTTGGCTTACGATCTCGATGACGTGCTGGACGAGTTTGCCACTGAAGCTTTGCGGCAAAAGGTGATGGAAAAGCCTCGAGCTAGCACCAGCAAGGTACGTGCCTTAGTACCTACTTGTTGTATGAATTTCAAACCAAGCACCATAGTATCTGGTTATAGGATGAGGTCCCAGATAGATGCGATCACTGCCAGGTTGCAAGATCTTTTTGATCGCAGATCGGGGCTTGGCTTGCAAGTCGGGCCATCTGCTAAAGCTCCACAAAGGCCACAAACTTCATCTTTGAATCTTGAACAACGTTTATATGGTAGGGATGGAGATAAAAAAGCGATACTAGAGTTGCTCCAATGCGGTCAATCTAGTAATGAAAAGGTAGGTATAGTTCCCATTGTGGGTATGGGTGGGGTCGGCAAGACCACCCTTGCTCAGGATGTCTACAACGACGAAACGGTGGGAGAACATTTTGAGATGAAAGCGTGGGTTTGTGTATCTGAAGTGTTTGATATTGTGGGTGTGACCAAAACGATTCTCGAGTCTGTCACTTCCCAGACTTGCCATTTTAACACACTGGATCAAGTTCAAAATCAACTAAAGAAGGCCGTAACCGGGAAGAAGTTCTTGATTGTTCTAGATGATGTCTGGAATGAAAAGTATGGTGATTGGATCAGTTTAAAGAGTCCCTTTAATGATGGAGCCTTAGGAAGTAAGGTAATAGTAACAACACGTAATAGGGAGGTTGCATCGATGATGGCCGGAATCGATAAATTTCATCCCTTGAGGGAACTATCAGAGGATGATTGTTGGTCCGTGTTTGAACAACATGCATTTGAGAATAGAAGAATCGACGAAAGTTCAGATTTGGTTTCAATTGGTCGAAAGATTGTGAAAAAATGCAATGGGTTGCCTTTGGCTGCGAGGACACTGGGTGGCCTTCTACGGTGTAAAGACAGAGATGATGAGTGGGAAGAAGTATTGAATAGTAAGATGTGGGAGTTATCAGACAAGAAAAGTGACATTCTTCCCTCTTTGAGATTAAGCTACTATCACCTCCCTTCACATTTGAAGAAATGTTTTGGATATTGCTCCATACTACCTAAGAATTATGAATTTGAGGAAAAGGAACTAGTTTTCTGGTGGATGGCGGAAGGCTTAATTCAGAAACCAACGGGACAAAAGCAAATGGAAGATCTTGGATGTGATTACTTTCGTGAATTGTCATCGAGGTCATTTTTTCAATCGTCAAGCCGTGGTGAAGTCTCACTATTTGTTATGCACGACCTCATCAACGATTTGGCTCAATTCGTAGCAAGACAAATTTGTTTTAGGATGGAGGAGAAGCTTGAATACAATGAGGGGGACACAATTATCACTAAGGCTCGTCATTCATCCTACACACGTGGCTATCGAGATGGCATAAAAAAGTTTGAGATcttccaaaaagtcaaaaatctTCGGTCTTTTTTACCGTTCGGATTGAGAGATCGAGGTACCAACCAATCAAATTCCTACTTGACCAGTGATGTTCCCCTTCAATTGTTGCCAAGTCTTAGACGCTTACGCGTGCTTAGTTTGAGAAGATATCTAATCTGTGAACTTTCAAGTACGATTGGAGATTTGAAACATGTGAGGTTTCTTGACCTTACATGTGCCTTGATTGCTACATTACCGGAATCAGTAGGCACTCTCTATAACCTACAAACACTAATATTAAGAGATTGTAGAAATCTCAACAAGTTGCCAACAAACATGAGTAACCTTATTAACTTGCGGCATCTGGATGTTACTGGAGCAGATTCCTTACAAGAAATGCCACCAAAAATTGGTAAATTGACAAGTCTTCAAACATTATCAAACTTCATCGTCAGCCAAGGCAATGGGTCTACCATCAATGAGTTGGGCACCTTGATTCAACTTAGAGGGACACTTTGCATATCAGGGTTGGAGAACGTGGAGAATGCTCAGGATGTCAGGAGGGCCATCTTGAAGGATAAACAACACTTAGATGTGTTGTTGATGAAATGGAGTAACATCTCAGATAATTCTCGCGATCCAAGTGTTGACTCAGAAGTGCTTGATATGCTAAGACCTCACGAGAAGTTAAAAGAGCTTACCATTAGTGGCTACCATGGCCTAACATTTCCGACTTGGGTTAGAAATTCTGTGTTCACTAACATGGTCAACTTGAAGTTCCAAAATTGTGAAAGATGCATTTCCTTGCCGCCACTGGGTCGATTACCCTCACTTACAAGACTTTACATTCAAGGTACAAAAGCATTACAAAACATTGGACTTGAGTTCTACGGGTCAGGCTGCTCACATCCCTTCCCAGCTCTAGAGTTTTTGACCTTTGAGGACATGCCTGAATGGAAAGACTGGTCTCCTTTTGAAGGGGAGGTAGGCGCTCAAGCATTTTTGCGCTTGTCAGAGATCTCCATAAAAAGGTGTCCCAAGCTTTTGGGAAAATTGCCCAACAATCTTCCTTCCTTAAGAAAGCTGGATATTGAAGATTGCTCGGTGTTGGTGGTTGCATGGGTTCCAATCCCTAAAGGGCTAATTGAAGTGAGGAATACACTTCAGTTTGATTCACTCATCTCATTATCTCTCAAAGATGTTTATATTCCGAACTCCTTTAATAATTCAGAAGTGGGTAATGATGCAGGTGCGGTAGAAAATGCAAGGTATGGCCATTTGAGCTCACTGACTTCCTTAAGAATTAAAAACATTCAAGGTCTCACGTGCCTACCCAGTTGGTTTGTTCAAGGGCTGGCGGGACTCCAAGAACTCTCTGTCTATGGTtgt CTTGTATCAAATGGACAGAACCTTGTATCAAATGGACAGAACGTGCATCATAGTCAGGGACGCGTGGCAATTGGACAAAGGACAAGTGAAACACATCTAGATCGTGGAAAGAGGCAGTTGAAGATGAAGCACTGA